The DNA region TACAGCAATATACAGGAGTATTTAAAAACAGCATGTGTATTGAACCAAGAATGGTGTAGAGGTATCTCTACATTCTTATACCCTTCTCTAACTACTCTTTCTCAATTCTAATATCTCaccacaatttaaaaaacctcaaTTAATAACAGCTGGTCAGAGCACAGTGCTAATAATGCTCAGGTCGTGGGTTCAATCcctgtatgggccattcacttgggagttggactcaatgatccttgtaCACCCCTTCCAACTCAATATAATGTGTGGCAGACAGTAAGGTCTGCCTGGAGTCAGGCTCAATGCGTGAactttaaaattagaaaaaaaattagaaatatacATATGTTTTAGAATATATTAGCAATATAGGTAAATAtattagaaatatatatataaattttcaaGTTCATGTTCCAGCTTCTAAAATTTAACTAAATATCTGTGAAAGTCTTGCCACCCTAGAGAGATGataaacacacaaaagaaagcCCTAGCTCTGCTCTGCAACTGCAGTGCAACAGCATAAGGAGCAAAAaagtgtaaagaaaaataagctgcAAATACAACACTCTTATGAATGTCATTTGCTTCATATTATTCCAGAAAATCAAgttaatgaaatattaatgtcTTGTGAAAGGTACTAGTAACTCTTCTGCTCAGTTCTGGCACTGGCATGGTAAAGACAATCAAGTGTAAACCTTGATGAGAAAGAAAGACCTTCTATGCAGGCTTGAAGACATGCATCTGGTCTTTGGGCTACTCAGTTCTGTGTTGTCAATGATGCAACCAACAGCCACCACACAACTCCATGGCTTTGGACAACCTCATTGTACAGGTTATTTGCAAAGGTGCAGAGGAACAGGGACAGCTCCACTGTGACTCCAGGAGAGGCTTAGCCTTGAAAGGTAGTTATAAATGGCTAGGCAGAACTTCTATACTTTGCATTCTTGAGTCCAGACAACAAAAGTCTCTCTAAATCATATTTCACATGTCCAAATATACTATTTATGTGGATGTCagtcttttctggttttcattgcCTCTGAAGAGATGCATGAGGTGGTTACATAAACACAAGAAACAGATGTGATAAGGGAAGTGTGAATATTTGAAAGACTCTATAATTCTAAAGCACCACAGACCAATAGTACCAGGTTGTCTTATAATCTCTCCTGTATTTCTGAAGTCCTGACCTTTGTGGATTTATGGGATACACTTAGTCTGAATGCTTTGGTTCTTCAATTCTGTCTTTTAGAAAGCACATACATCTGTTTTAACAGGTACTTTGAAGCAAGAGTTCACCAGATACATGGCTTAAACCAGCTCACAATTAGTTAGGTATACACATTAAAACAAGTCATGACTTAGATATACACTTAAAAATAGGGTACAAGCAACTATGACACAAAGCTTGCCAGAGTGTCCtgacaaaacaaaccctttaaATCCAATGATTTATATTTACCTGCTAGACTAAAAGCCTTGTTCTGTTTTCACCGTATTCTACAGCCCTCATTTGAACTTCCATTTTAGAAGACTTAAACGAGgactaattaattttctttctagacAAGGGCATATTCTCATCTCTGCTTCCCTCCATGttcaactattttttttctttgatattttctttttctttgctgtaagCACAATCTGCAAGCACTGCACAGCAAGTCAGTGAGCTGACAGGGCAGGGATAAAGTAGAGATACTTCTTCAAGCTGTGACAACCAACcagaaaaactgcaaagaaacTGCTGGTTTTTTGCAAGAGAAGCTGTTACACCAACACATAGGAAAGGTCAATTGTTACCTCATTATTTCCTGGATCTTTAAGTCAGAATTCCAGTTCTTTTCAATTCCAGGCACATGACCCATGCCAACAACACCGACTACAACAGCTGGGATATATTTTCTAGGTTCATCTGAGAAAACAGATGGAGAGAAAGGAACATATCTGTAAAAGAACTAATTTCAAGCTATAAATAAATAGGCAATGCGTGAGActacaaaactgatttttttccaagatatAGGGGCTTTTATTACCAGATATTGAAACACTGTCCTTAAATAGTCATCTCACCTACTGCCTCTTTCATTGAAAGTCTGAAAGTCAGCATGGTTTCTGGATTTTCAGGAatcatttatttaataaatagaCCTGGCCAGTGCTCATACTCCAGCCTCAGGTTTTAGCAGATGCAAGCTAAgttaacttttttccttctctgtgtagGTCATGTTTCTGTGCGGCTTATGAGGAACTTTGAGGTCTTTGCTGTCTCCTGGACAGAGAACTTTCTCGTCACTTTGGACAGGACACCTGGCACAAAAAGTGTAAGGAGATTTGGGCTCACAGTTGGAGAATAATGCTTGAGACCACATCTGTCCCTGTCAAGTTCATTGTTAGAGATCAGGCCTCAGCAACAGCAAATCCAGACCAGTGACATCCAGCAGTTAGCCAGCTACATCAGACCAACACAACACATGCCAGCTCTCACCCTCACCTCTCATCTACCATCCAAATTTCACAACACCCAAAGTGTGGTTTCTGGAAGTTTTCCCCGATGAAAAATATAGCACCATGGcacaataaaaataactcaCAAAAAACTTTCTCAGGAATAATGATCAGGCTGCTTTCCTATGGGGGAAATTCTACATAATAcctaaatataaaatacaagttCTACTGCTTTCCTTTAAATATCCACCCATggtttttccagaaaaaaagttaaaatgtgAAAAGCAGACCACCTcaaaatggaacaaaactgTATTGAAAACACTAGAACTATTATACATATTTACCGAattgttttttcaaaattttattttcctcagtcTATTCTATGGTTGCTCTAAATCAGAACTGCAACTACAACAGAAGTTCTGCACTAAAGTGATGACAAACACTACCTTAAGATATTAAGTAAGAGGTAACATAATGCAGTATGCTTATCTATAGGAAGGGCATACAGATCACATATGCCAGCAGAATACTTCCAAACATTAGACAAATACGATTTTTCTATATGCCTATACCTTGCTGAAACAGCAGTCACATATGATTATTAGTGAGAGATCAAAGTTCCTAGCAGCCCaatttataattattaaaaaaaaaaaacaacaactgtGAAGACTACTGAAATTAGAGAATTAACTTATCAAGAAATGAGTCCCTCAGCAGCCAGAGACAAGAATGAATTTGGTGAGATAATGGGGCAAGCAAGGCAGACGACTGCCCCATACTGTGCTGTCATCCCAGATCCCTGCCTTTTGAAATAGTTGTCTGGCTACTTAGTACTTTCCATCTTTAAAGAGCacaatgaaaaaggaaacatgaTTGAGAGTCTACTGCTCTAGGTGGTTTCAACAGAAGAGTAATAcccctttttaaatttttaagtgtTGTATCTTAAGTGACATGTGGCATTCATGAACAGAACATCCCAGATTTTCTGAGAGCTGAACTTTGGACCAGTTTACAAAGAACATCTTGCTGGTTATAatgtctgctttaaaataattactttctgAAGCTCGAGGTAGTTCTATCTGCTTTGCTGCTTGCTTCAGCATGTAGGTCAAGTAAATATCGCGTTCGGAGACAATCGTTCGGTGAAGATCAGGGAATTCTCCAATCATTTCTGCCATCATTTGTTCCAGTAAATCcttctgtttgcatttctcCACATCATCTTTACTGAAAGAAAGTTAAGTTTTCTCAGTATCTGTTACACTTTTAAAGGTCAACACACAAACTAATGAATAAAAACAATAGGGCGTTACACCTAAACACAGTCTACAGTTCTCCtctccagaaggaaaataatctcCATAAACCTGTAAATCTTTATACCTAACAATGCCTCTACagtgaaggaaagggaagaaaagaggtCAATTGCCTTTAGCCAGTTCAACtggattttctcctttcccGTTTTAAAAGCTGACAGCTCAACTCAGCCAAACCACTTCAATGGCAGGAGTCACCATGGTGCCCCACTTTCAGTGTGTGTTAATAAGCTTAGAAGAGCCTACACACAGCTCTTCTGAGGAAGCAGATCTGACCACTGAACACACAGAGAGGCTACTTAAGAACAAAAAAGGCATGCTGTAATACACAATCTGAGGGCATGGAAAGAGATCTGCAGGTTCCTAGTGTCAATCACAGGTCTTCAGCAGGGAAGTCAAAGTTATAAACCAATTCCCAGAACAGAAGAATAGCAAATGGgcaggaaatgcaaaataagaACTGCAGGAGTAAATATAACgagcttttattcttttcatagGTGCTATAAACCCTATAAACCCACTCCTAGCTCTGGGTCATAGCTTGTGGAATGAAATTACTTGGTTTGGCATCACTGTCTACTAAAGACAGATGTCAAACAGGCTTCCTTTAGTTTCCAGGATGAAAGAACACTACAAACGTCAGCAGGGCAAGCTAAAGGAGAAATGCTAGCTTTCAACAGACCCAGAAACATCAACAGACTGACAATTTTGATGTTGAAGTATTACTCCCATTTTACATGGAATCTCACGTTGATGCCTGGATGTGAAGAACATACAAATGTATGTTCTTCATACATTTTTGTATGAAGAAACATATTTGTATGAAGAACATACAAATTATTGTACTATATGTACTATTGTACTCTCATTTACAATATCCACACACAGTGGTGGGAAAGATTAtattttctgcataaaaataataaaataataatttaaagaaaaaattttaaatatactaGGAATTCTTCAGCACCTAATCTTACACTTCACTTGAAAGTAATGCACTGAAAGACAATTAAAGGAAGACCTGACAAAAAGATCAGAAAGATAGctttcacttaaaaaatacatattattgCAGAATAATTTGTATATTCATCCTTCTCACTACTTCAAATTTCACTGCACCAGGCTGGGTACCCTCATACTAAAGTCAAACCGAAGAATTGAATAATCCACCCCAAACATGAAACATATGGGGTGCTCATTCATACCTGATGGGGTCAGATAAGAAGCAAAGGCCCCAAGCAAGCTTGACTTTCTGCCAGAAGGAAAGTGCTGCAATTGCTCTCTTAAATGTAACAGGGATGGGTCGGTCACCGAGGTGGAATTTACAGAAAGGTACTTTACTGGCCTGAAAGAGAAGATCCAAAGAACTAGTCAACATTTCATACTTCAGAACAGCACATTCTTACTGAAAAACATTAAGGATTTACTGTGTTACACAAGGCATCTTAAAAAAGAGCAAGTAGTGTCATATTTCatgatacaaaaatattttggctttgcagtaaatataatttacaaaatattaCTTCATAAAGGAATAAATCTGCTACACAGTGCAGGGGATATTACAGTAAAAAACAGTAAATTGTAATGCCACATCCTAGAGGTTACTTGTACTGAAGCAGAAAACTTCTGATGGTTACTATGTAAGGTGAAAATGGGGCTCAGCATCTATCTGGGTAACGTCTGAGGTGAACCCACTGTTGTCACTTTGCTTTCCCTTAGGGCTTGTCAGGATCAGCAACCTTACAGTTGGTCATGgtaaaatacattaaagaaagAGCTTATGAGACAGTAACTGATGCCAGATACCACGTGATAGTGTGAGAGTTGGCTGTAGCTCACCCTGACAAATCTTTCTACAGTACAAAATTTCTAGAAAATTCTTTCCTATGCATAGTTGTTTAAAAATTACCAGCAATTGCTTTAGAATAGGACAGAGCtaatttttccccccacttAAAATGAGAAAGACTTCAAATGTTTCATTCTGGTCTAGAAAGGTCGAGAAAATAAaccttggttttctttttattaaggATAAATACACCAAATTATTCCAGACTGTTTATCAGCAAAGTTCTGTCAGATTTCCTTACCAGTACATAACTTACACAAAAATAGCAAGATACATTCTGCAAGATAGATACATACACAGAAAACAGCATCCCAgtattcccagaaaaaaaaaagagtagtgTAAAACACAGCTACTGTTTAGTTCCAGGTatcactgctggcagcagtaCAAAAGGTGATGTTAAAAGACCATACAGGACTAACAGACCAGTCAGATATTTCACTGCCCCAGTCTTTGTAAATGAATGGAACGTGTCAGATCTCATTAATCCTTTAGAGTTGGTTTTCACAGCCTGAAACCCTGACACTACCAACAGTGGGACCACCAAGATCAATATTCAGAATTCAAAAccaattatttaaataaaacgaaattattaatgaaaacaaatatctTCAGAAATATCAtcgggggaaaaaaagccttatCATCTGAAGCCTTTTTGGAAAGCCTACCACTTATATCCACAAATCTTTGTACCTTAAGGTACAGTTTGAAATGTAAATGATTTTTACTACTTCATTGGCTACAGCAGAGATATGGGCCAGAGTGCTCTTTTCTAGGCAGtaacaaaatggttttatttgaGTTCAACTCTGGAAGCAAAAGGCCAGTAATCTGACCTCAGAAAAGCCATTTCAAGTTCTCACCTCTTTGAAAGCCTCCCTGAATTCTCCTCCTGGGGCCATTCCCAGCTGTTCTGTGATGTGAGCAGAAACCTTCAGAAGCAGCATTTGCATCAATCCAGACATGACTCCATTctgggagaagagggagaaaaacatgttaaaaaaccaaaagtcaACAGGCAGAAGAATGCACTGTTCACAGAAgtgaaagaaacatttattattttaatgaagaaacagCACTGAAGCTATATTTTGGAGCCACTTCACTGATTAACATAGtctatatttcagtttttatcaGTCTACCTCACTGTGCAGCCAAAATATTCTGCCTTTCAACAAAAACGTACAGCAGgttaagaaaacaaagaaggatAACCAGACTTACATCAGTCTATATTTACTGCCTGCTTGAAGAAAGGGTCTGAATAATTTAATAGTTAAACAGTTCATACCGTGCATTTAGTTTTTCTTGACCCATCtggttacaaaaaaaaataaagggacCACAAGAGCATATTCCATTAAATGTACAGTGAATGCCATGTCCTAGAAATAGTGAAGTGAAGACCCAGTGGTCTAAGCCCAGGCATGTCTACAATGGTGAAAAACACCAGGCTGAGGACTGGTGAGATGCAAAAATTTAACAGAGAATTTAACACTGTACAAGAAATTGCAGTGTATGATTTCACCACACAAGATCTTAAAAGAGACTTCATAGTCCTGAGTAGGAGTCAGTCCCTACAAGAAGATTGAAGGCTCTCTATTGCTTTTCTGAACTAGACTTAAAATCAAAgctcttttcttgaaaaatgaaagaattctCCTATGTATACTTaagcaaaattttcctttcctaacCTTTTACAAAAAGATTGAAAAGAACATCTCAAATCCATCTCTTCTGAGCAGCTCTCACCACCCCAAAGCATAACCTGCACCTTGGTTACACATCTCCAATTTGGCATCAGTCCATAATTCTGCCAAAAGGGGCACTGCCACACTGCCCCTTCCCTCAACAAAAGGTAATTTCCCACTGTATCATCAGCTTCATGCAACTGAAGATGAAGCCACATAGGGATAGCCTGACTTAATATTAACTGCTGGAAGTTATCAGAGAAATATCCTGGTCTCCATCCCTCCTTGCTCAAATGACCCACCCTGGGCCAGACCCAATGCTTGTGTGATCTCTCCAAAGGCTCTGGGTGGGTTTGTGCCGTAAAATGGACTCAAGAGTCACTGAGGACCAGAACTGGCAAAAGAGAGGGGTTATTTTCAAAGTTGATTACCTGCTTTATCATACTACAAGCTAGCAAGCGTGGAAGAATGTCAGGTGCTGGGCTTCTGGGGAGAAGCAAggaagaaacaggagaaaaagtgttttcataGCATCCCTGAGATTCACTTAAAGTGCTTGGGCAACAAAAGCTTCCAGAAGTTCAGAAAAGATAATCACAAAACGACCCTCCCCCGAAAAATAACCCAGGATAATGCAGCCTGAGGTTATTTGCTGGCTGATCTCTCCTTCAGGACTGATGCACCTGAGgttgttttttacatttttatattgtgACAGGAAGATTCATCCCGTTTGCTAACAGAGGGATGCATCTTTGAAGTGTTTCCAAGTTGTCTGTGCTCTTAACTTGTATGAAACTTAATGCCTGCCGTGTTTGTTTAGCAGGAAGGACATAAAGGGTGACAAGCACCTCTGTGTAGCTGCAACCAGCAACAACTGGCCAGCCAGACACTGTTGGgggataaagagaaaaatgtacaaaaaaatgATGACAGCAAAACAGTAAAGGAGGTCATTACCTATATTAGGTTATTCAGTGTTGTATAAAGAAAGATGACACAAAAGAACATTAAACCCTCAGTGGATGACAATAATTTCATAGGTTAGATGGTAGAATAGCCATAAATAAACATAGCAATGCACAAATATAAAGACATTTCACTGCACAGGCTGAGGGATGCAAAGCTCTTAGCacacaggaaagagaaagcaaaccaCCAATTCTACAGTTCAATGTTCAATACAAGTCAGAAAGCAAGAAGAATAAGAGAGATTACCAGAAATGAACAATAGTGAAACATGAAAGCACTGCTGTACAATCTTTAGCAGACTCCTGCCTTGAAAACAAGATTCTTCTACTAGAAAATGTGCAAAGAAATACCAAACATATGAGAAGAGATTAAACATACTGAATACTGGTGAATTTTGGGAAAGGATGACTGAGGGAAGATGCACTACTGTACACACAACTAGCATAGAGACAGtgaaaagggcaggaaaagagaaCAATACCCAGGTAAAGAATGTTTATACTATGTATGGGAACACAGCCTATGCAGGGGGCCTTGGAGCTACTCTGTGACTGCATAACAAGTCACTGATCCACCACCAAGTAGAGAAACAAGCCATGTGTACTTTCATTTGCAATTCTTTGAAAAACCCTAATTCCCATGAAGGAAGGCAGCACAGCCTTGACACCTGGAGCCTCGAGCTGGCTTTCCTACTGCTGTAAGACCACTGAAGGATACACTTTAAAACACTAGTGAAGGTAGCAAGTGaacagcagcctgctcctgtCCATATAGATGTACCATATGAATCTACCAATTCATTTTATATCCATTTTATTTAAGAGGACTACCCCTGTGGGTTACCTAAACACGGAGGGCCATGTTATGCAGTGCAGAAGGTGAGCTGTTTTCACTAGCTGGAACCAACATTACACTAACTTCAGATAAAAAGAGGTTAAACTATGATTCACTAGCTCACTTCCTcttctgtccccagagcagggttTCTCAACTGCCCCTCTGTGCCAAGAGCAGCAATCTTACAGCCACCAGGAGCAATATAGCAAAAAACCAAGCCCTGCTCAAACTATCACAGGGCCATGGTATGGACACAGAAGGGGCAGCAGAACCAGGGAGAAGATAACAGAAAACCTGTCTTACCAGTTTGGTTTAAGCCAACTGTTACTGCACATCTCCAGGTTTGACACATTTGAGCAGATACCAGTCTATAGCATGTTGCTTTGcttaatggaaaacaaacaggtACTTCTCTGCAAACAACTCTAAGGGTTTTGAAATTCAAGGAGGAGCTAAAGGAAGTCTGGTTCAACCTGCAGCAGTTATTTGACAAGCTATGGATGCCAGTGATCCATTGCAAATATCTAATGTTCCATTTAACATTCTGCTCAGTTTCCAGCTTCAATTAAGACCAATGAAATCCAGTTTTAGTGCTTAATATTTATGTAAGTGATTACAAAAAGACactatttgggctttttttcctcatttccaaaCCCAAGGATGACAGTTGGAAGCAGCTTTGACTTTTGGTGTAGCTTTTGGGCCTGTCTCAATTCAATGAGAAGAGGCAACTTCAGGCGTAACTGGGCAACTTACCAACTGGTCTGATTTttatcagagaaaaacaaagacactATAATTTGGCATGAGACAGCTTCCTGGTTTTCCCTATATAATCCATGCTGTTAGTGATTCGAAGGGGAAAggttgggggattttttggttgaGACCATAGATAATAGAAATATGTTCTTTAAAAGGCCCTATGTTCAAATTCTATTATTTGCATTATTCCTGCAAATAAAGTAAATAAGAGTAATACTGAGCTCTAAGAACAGGAAGGATCCTCGCAGTATTCTCTGGCTTTGGAGCCAACAGAGTCTGTGTTTTCTACTGTCTGCACACAAGATCACTTCAAGCCCTGGTAGGAAGTGGTAACTGCAAAGCTGCCAACATGAATTTacatcacagagaaaaaaaagctctgctatttcattttcattgtcCTTTTCCTCTTAACACAACAAAAACTGTTGCATTTAGCTTtgatacaaagaaaagaaagtttctgTGCCTGTTCACAAGGTCAGAAGCCCTCAGCTATGCTTTTCCAGTTGTTGTGAATATGCACTTTGGCTACATGCATCAGAATAATCCACTTAAGATAAACAGATAGATGCAGCAATTCAtgcaaaatgtgttttgcagTGTCTTTTCCTTTGATAGGgcataaataaagaaaacaggcaaaagtagggcaaaaataaagaaaattattagctAACTGTGCAAGTCAGAAAGCCTGCTCTGAGACCTGTGTGTGAGCACAAAcactgcacagcccagagccactGCAAGTGCTTCTGCATTCATGCAGATTCTATTCCTGTGGGGGTGCAGTCCTGGAAATTCCCCCATTACACCAATAAACCAATTCCAATACACAGTTACCACACAATCAAAATAACAACCTATGAATTTCTTCATCCAAACTGGATACTGAAACTCTTTTTACTATTGACCATGTACTGCCATTCTAATCAAGTGTCCTGTCATTTCAAGTCAACTTTGTGTTGTTTCACTGTGCTTAGCTTAAAATTACTCAAATGCAATCTAGCTAAGTGGAACTGGAAAAACACAGGACTTTTTTTTGCACACACATCCAGACATGTCCACATCAAACTGCCAAAGTAGTCATAATTTGAATAGGATCTCATACCTTTTAGCCCAAATTCTTCAGAATCCCCCTTCAGGGCCTATTGTCAATTAGAAACTACTCAAAAGACAAGTGGATAGGTAGGAATAAAAGAGCAGGAATTCAAGAGTAACACACTTGGATGAAGAAGGAATGCAGCTAAAcagaaaataccaaaattaAGTGCTCTTTAAATAGCTGTGATACAGATGCAGATTGCAGGAATAATAATCACATTTAAATGTATTAACAGAGCATTACAATTGCAAAGTTAGACTTCTGTCCTGCAAATGGAGCAGCTGTTAAATGTAGGAGGATCCCTGTCAAGGTCAACAATTTGCCCAACCAATCCCAttgtgaaaacaaaatcctcaaTGCTccatctgaaaacagaaaaaacacccaaacctaACTTTGCCACTGTAATAGAATTCTCACCTACATCAACAGTATTAGGTCCCTGGCTGGTGGGAATACTGGTTCTGATCGCAGTTTGACAAATTGCTCTTAACATAAACCTTTAATTCTCACTGTAGGAATCATACCTGCTTTATAGCTTGTTGAAGTTTttccagatttatttctttggcTTCTTTTAGCAATGTCTTTTCATCCATCTTTAACATAGAAACTCTGTACTGGCACAGTTCCACCACAACTACATCAGGCTGCACTTCTTGTATTGtctgaaaaagatgaaattatttataCAGCTTTAGAAAGGAATAAACGGAAATGCAGCCAATATCAAcactttaaagagaaaagggaccttaaaggcaCATTCCAATAATCATTTTCAATTAGAAAAACAGTATTAGACTAAATAAGAGTTCTCCAAATAACTTATGCATTGACAAAAATACTAAGGAAGGTGACAGCAAAATGTCTTAACTTCTGGATGCTTTGGACCAGGATAATGGTGAACATAttgtgctggggaggggagcagggaagaaaCACTTCATGCTAAACTTTTCACATCCACAAAATCAATTTGACTGTACTCTGTGGTATTTTGCAATCTGAGTTAGAATACACTTTGTGCCAAAATTGTCAACCCCGGTTCTTACAAGATTCCTCCCCCTCTAGCTCCTGAATAAGGCCACTCTTAACTGCAGAGTTTGCAGGAGATACAGTATGAAATAGTCCCTACTTGCACTAGGGCTTCAGACCTATTTGCAGCTTGAGAATGAAATTCAAGTTCTGTGCAGCATGGTTTTACAGCCAAATACTATCCAGGCAATGTAAGCTTCACTAATGAGATTTCTACTTCCAACACTGGCACTGTATCTGCCTTTTCTATTGAAGggcaaatacaaatatttgagCTGGGAGAGCAGTGTATTGCATCAAAAATTATTACTG from Sylvia atricapilla isolate bSylAtr1 chromosome 5, bSylAtr1.pri, whole genome shotgun sequence includes:
- the TRABD gene encoding traB domain-containing protein isoform X2; the protein is MKLKKRQKRPSLPSTVTELDAEDGSKVYVVGTAHFSDSSKKDVVKTIQEVQPDVVVVELCQYRVSMLKMDEKTLLKEAKEINLEKLQQAIKQNGVMSGLMQMLLLKVSAHITEQLGMAPGGEFREAFKEASKVPFCKFHLGDRPIPVTFKRAIAALSFWQKVKLAWGLCFLSDPISKDDVEKCKQKDLLEQMMAEMIGEFPDLHRTIVSERDIYLTYMLKQAAKQIELPRASENEPRKYIPAVVVGVVGMGHVPGIEKNWNSDLKIQEIMSVPPPSVSSKIFKFVIKATFLGLLGYGCYRIGHRTVQFVLSMPATQPYLQRLTEVSQQWTWSRVWSGGFV
- the TRABD gene encoding traB domain-containing protein isoform X1, which encodes MQEEQQPEAAADAMSSSDAPEDGPKETSSVSQNISDADAFKILLEMKLKKRQKRPSLPSTVTELDAEDGSKVYVVGTAHFSDSSKKDVVKTIQEVQPDVVVVELCQYRVSMLKMDEKTLLKEAKEINLEKLQQAIKQNGVMSGLMQMLLLKVSAHITEQLGMAPGGEFREAFKEASKVPFCKFHLGDRPIPVTFKRAIAALSFWQKVKLAWGLCFLSDPISKDDVEKCKQKDLLEQMMAEMIGEFPDLHRTIVSERDIYLTYMLKQAAKQIELPRASENEPRKYIPAVVVGVVGMGHVPGIEKNWNSDLKIQEIMSVPPPSVSSKIFKFVIKATFLGLLGYGCYRIGHRTVQFVLSMPATQPYLQRLTEVSQQWTWSRVWSGGFV